The proteins below are encoded in one region of Mycobacterium pseudokansasii:
- the pgi gene encoding glucose-6-phosphate isomerase: MTAEPPIPNITATPAWDALRKHHDQIGETHLRQLFADDPDRGRDLTVTVGDLYIDYSKHRVTRETLRLLIELARVARLEERRDQMFSGVHINTSEDRAVLHTALRLPRDAELVVDGRNVVQDVHAVLDAMGDFTDRLRSGDWTGATGKRITTVVNIGIGGSDLGPVMVYQALRHYADAGISARFVSNVDPADLIAKMTDLEPATTLFVVASKTFSTLETLTNATAARRWLTEALGDAAVSRHFVAVSTNKRLVDDFGINTDNMFGFWDWVGGRYSVDSAIGLSVMAAIGREAFADFLSGFHIVDEHFRTSPLESNAPALLGLIGLWYSNFMGAQSRAVLPYSNDLARFAAYLQQLTMESNGKSTRADGTPVTTDTGEIFWGEPGTNGQHAFYQLLHQGTRLVPADFIGFSQPLDDLPTVEGTGSMHDLLMSNFFAQTQVLAFGKTAEEIAAEGTPAEVVPHKVMPGNRPSTSILANRLTPSVLGQLIALYEHQVFTEGVVWGIDSFDQWGVELGKTQAKALLPVITGDAAPAPQSDSSTDALVRRYRTERGRAG; this comes from the coding sequence ATGACCGCCGAACCACCAATTCCCAACATCACCGCCACGCCGGCCTGGGACGCCTTGCGCAAGCACCACGATCAGATCGGAGAAACTCACCTTCGGCAGTTGTTCGCGGACGACCCCGATCGCGGCCGCGATCTCACGGTCACCGTCGGCGACCTCTACATCGACTACAGCAAGCACCGCGTCACCCGCGAGACGCTACGGCTGCTGATCGAGCTGGCCCGCGTGGCACGGCTCGAGGAGCGCCGCGACCAGATGTTCTCCGGTGTGCACATCAACACCTCTGAAGATCGCGCCGTGCTGCACACCGCGCTGCGACTGCCCCGCGACGCCGAGCTGGTTGTCGACGGCCGCAACGTGGTGCAGGACGTGCATGCCGTGCTGGATGCCATGGGTGACTTCACCGACCGGCTGCGCAGTGGTGACTGGACCGGAGCCACCGGCAAGCGGATCACCACCGTCGTCAACATCGGCATCGGCGGCTCGGACCTCGGCCCGGTGATGGTATACCAGGCCCTGCGCCACTACGCCGACGCCGGGATTTCGGCGCGTTTCGTCTCCAATGTCGACCCGGCCGACCTCATTGCCAAAATGACCGATTTAGAGCCTGCCACAACGCTTTTCGTTGTCGCGTCGAAGACGTTCTCCACGCTGGAGACGCTGACCAACGCGACCGCCGCGCGGCGCTGGCTGACAGAAGCGCTCGGCGACGCCGCGGTGTCCAGGCATTTCGTCGCGGTCTCCACCAACAAGCGCCTGGTCGACGACTTCGGCATCAACACCGACAACATGTTCGGCTTCTGGGATTGGGTGGGCGGACGGTATTCGGTCGATTCGGCGATCGGGCTGTCGGTGATGGCCGCCATCGGCCGAGAAGCCTTCGCCGACTTTCTATCCGGGTTCCACATTGTCGACGAGCACTTCCGCACCTCGCCGCTGGAGTCCAATGCGCCTGCGCTGCTTGGTCTTATCGGCCTCTGGTACTCCAACTTCATGGGTGCGCAATCGCGCGCGGTGTTGCCGTATTCCAATGACCTCGCCCGCTTCGCGGCTTATCTGCAGCAGCTGACCATGGAATCCAACGGCAAGTCGACCCGTGCCGACGGCACACCGGTGACCACCGACACCGGCGAAATCTTTTGGGGCGAACCGGGAACCAACGGCCAGCATGCCTTCTACCAATTACTGCATCAAGGCACCCGGCTGGTGCCGGCCGATTTCATCGGCTTCAGCCAACCGCTCGACGACCTGCCGACCGTCGAGGGCACCGGCAGCATGCACGACCTGTTGATGAGCAACTTCTTCGCCCAAACCCAGGTGCTGGCGTTCGGAAAGACCGCCGAGGAGATCGCGGCCGAGGGCACCCCGGCCGAGGTGGTGCCACACAAGGTGATGCCCGGCAACCGGCCGTCCACCTCGATTCTGGCCAACCGGCTGACGCCGTCGGTGCTGGGACAGCTGATCGCTTTGTATGAGCACCAGGTGTTCACCGAGGGTGTGGTGTGGGGGATCGACTCGTTCGACCAGTGGGGGGTGGAGCTGGGCAAGACGCAGGCCAAGGCCCTGCTTCCGGTGATCACCGGCGACGCCGCGCCCGCGCCGCAGTCGGACAGCTCGACCGACGCGCTGGTGCGTCGCTACCGCACCGAACGGGGGCGTGCGGGCTAA
- a CDS encoding PPE family protein, translated as MNYSMLPPEINSSLMFAGAGAAPMLDAAVAWEGLAEELSSAASSFGSLTSGLAAQAWQGPASTAMVAAAAPYASWLSAAATQAAAAAGQARTVAGVFEAARAATVVPAAVAANRNALVQMVLSNWFGLNAPAIAHIEGLYEQMWAQDVAAMAGYHGGASAAAAGLAPWQQLLQNIPGLSALSAVGNIGAGNLGLGNIGSGNLGSGNTGNANFGSGNNGNLNFGDGNLSGILNFGSGNTGSFNMGSGNRGSRNFGAGNRGNGNFGFGNSQATGGGNVGSGNSGSGNIGNGNTGNLNIGSGNFGNANFGFGNSGPGVMPTAGNSNVGFGNTGNSNIGIGNFGNFNIGLGNSGEFNIGFGNSGNNNFGIGLTGDNQFGINFNGLNSGSGNIGLFNSGDNNVGFFNSGQGNWGIGNSGDINTGIANSGNTNTGIMNSGNHNTGWVNTTNTNVGFGNSGHGNVGFWNAGSDNVGVGNGGGFAVGAFNSGSSGTVGFFNSGASSVGFYNSGSGNTGFGNSGNTNTGFWNSGNVNTGAGNAGDVNTGYGSATDTGATNSGFGNTGTGTSGFNNHGNSTSGWENTGNSSEGYGNVGNFQTGFQNTNSRNTGFFNSGVNSVGFSNTSGFGIGFANGGVTGNVGFMNVGTDNSGFGQSGTLNSGWGNSGTNSSGSNHTGNDQSGFE; from the coding sequence ATGAATTATTCGATGTTGCCTCCGGAGATCAACTCTTCGCTGATGTTTGCGGGTGCGGGTGCGGCTCCCATGCTCGACGCCGCGGTGGCCTGGGAAGGGTTGGCTGAGGAGCTGAGTTCGGCGGCGTCGTCGTTCGGCTCGCTGACTTCGGGGCTGGCCGCCCAGGCGTGGCAGGGGCCCGCGTCGACCGCGATGGTGGCAGCGGCCGCACCGTACGCAAGTTGGCTGAGCGCGGCGGCAACCCAGGCCGCGGCGGCGGCCGGACAGGCCCGAACGGTCGCCGGCGTGTTCGAGGCGGCGCGGGCCGCGACGGTGGTACCGGCGGCGGTGGCGGCCAACCGAAATGCACTGGTGCAGATGGTGCTGTCGAACTGGTTCGGGCTGAACGCGCCGGCGATCGCGCACATCGAAGGCCTGTACGAACAGATGTGGGCCCAGGATGTGGCCGCGATGGCGGGTTATCACGGTGGAGCTTCGGCAGCCGCCGCCGGGTTGGCCCCGTGGCAGCAGCTACTGCAGAACATCCCGGGCCTGAGCGCGCTTTCGGCCGTCGGCAATATCGGCGCCGGGAACCTGGGCTTGGGAAACATCGGCAGCGGAAACCTGGGCAGCGGCAATACCGGTAATGCAAACTTCGGCAGCGGGAACAATGGCAATCTCAACTTCGGCGACGGAAACCTGAGCGGAATCCTCAACTTCGGCAGCGGAAACACCGGCAGTTTCAACATGGGTAGTGGAAACAGGGGCAGCAGAAACTTCGGCGCCGGTAATCGTGGCAATGGAAACTTTGGCTTCGGAAACTCTCAGGCCACCGGTGGTGGAAACGTCGGGAGCGGAAACAGCGGCAGCGGGAATATTGGCAACGGAAATACCGGAAATCTCAATATAGGCAGTGGAAATTTCGGTAACGCCAACTTCGGCTTCGGCAATAGCGGTCCCGGAGTCATGCCCACGGCAGGGAACTCGAATGTCGGGTTTGGCAATACCGGCAACTCCAACATCGGCATAGGTAACTTCGGCAATTTCAACATCGGGCTGGGCAATAGTGGCGAGTTCAACATCGGCTTCGGCAACTCGGGGAACAACAATTTCGGCATCGGTCTGACCGGCGACAATCAGTTTGGCATCAACTTCAACGGCCTGAACTCCGGTAGCGGCAACATCGGCTTATTCAATTCCGGCGACAACAATGTCGGATTCTTCAATTCAGGCCAGGGAAACTGGGGCATCGGCAACTCCGGTGACATAAACACCGGAATCGCGAACTCTGGCAACACGAACACCGGCATCATGAACTCTGGTAACCACAATACGGGCTGGGTTAACACGACCAACACCAATGTCGGCTTCGGAAACTCTGGTCACGGAAATGTCGGTTTCTGGAACGCTGGAAGCGATAATGTGGGCGTCGGCAATGGAGGCGGCTTTGCGGTGGGCGCCTTCAACTCGGGTTCGAGCGGGACCGTGGGCTTCTTCAACTCGGGTGCGAGCAGCGTAGGCTTCTACAACTCCGGCTCCGGCAACACCGGTTTTGGAAATTCGGGCAACACCAACACCGGATTTTGGAACTCGGGCAACGTAAACACAGGCGCCGGCAATGCCGGCGATGTGAATACCGGCTACGGAAGCGCAACCGACACCGGAGCCACAAATTCCGGCTTCGGCAACACCGGCACCGGAACCTCGGGCTTCAATAACCATGGGAACAGTACTTCGGGATGGGAGAACACCGGCAATTCGAGCGAGGGGTACGGGAACGTCGGTAACTTCCAGACGGGCTTCCAAAACACAAATAGTCGCAATACCGGCTTCTTCAACTCGGGCGTCAACTCCGTCGGATTCTCGAATACGAGTGGCTTTGGAATTGGCTTTGCGAACGGCGGCGTTACCGGCAACGTGGGCTTCATGAACGTCGGCACCGACAATTCGGGCTTCGGCCAGTCCGGGACATTGAACTCGGGCTGGGGCAACTCGGGTACAAATAGCTCGGGCAGCAATCACACGGGCAACGACCAGTCCGGGTTCGAGTAA
- the sucC gene encoding ADP-forming succinate--CoA ligase subunit beta, whose amino-acid sequence MDLFEYQAKELFAKHNVPSTPGRVTDSAEGAKAIATEIGRPVMVKAQVKIGGRGKAGGVKYAATPDDAYQHAQNILGLDIKGHIVKKLLVAEASDIAEEYYISFLLDRANRTYLAMCSVEGGMDIEEVAATKPARLAKVPVDAVKGVDVAFARSIAEQGHLPAEVLDAAAVTISKLWELFVAEDATLVEVNPLVRTPDNQILALDAKITLDANADFRHPDHGEFEDRAATDPLELKAKEHDLNYVKLDGQVGIIGNGAGLVMSTLDVVAYAGEKHGGVKPANFLDIGGGASAEVMAAGLDVVLGDEDVKSVFVNVFGGITSCDAVATGIVKALEILGGEANKPLVVRLDGNNVDEGRRILAEANHPLVTLVPTMDEAADKAAELASA is encoded by the coding sequence ATGGACCTTTTCGAGTATCAAGCCAAGGAACTGTTCGCCAAGCACAACGTGCCCAGCACGCCCGGCCGAGTGACCGACAGCGCCGAGGGCGCTAAGGCGATCGCCACCGAGATCGGTCGTCCGGTGATGGTCAAAGCACAGGTCAAAATCGGTGGGCGGGGCAAGGCTGGCGGTGTCAAATACGCCGCAACCCCAGACGACGCGTACCAGCACGCTCAGAACATCCTCGGCCTGGACATCAAGGGCCATATCGTCAAGAAACTGCTGGTCGCCGAGGCCAGCGATATCGCCGAGGAGTACTACATCTCCTTCCTGCTGGACCGCGCCAACCGCACGTACCTCGCCATGTGCTCGGTCGAGGGCGGCATGGACATCGAAGAAGTGGCCGCTACCAAGCCGGCGCGGCTGGCCAAGGTTCCGGTGGACGCGGTCAAGGGCGTTGATGTGGCGTTTGCGCGTTCCATCGCCGAGCAGGGTCACCTGCCGGCCGAGGTGCTCGACGCCGCCGCGGTCACCATTTCCAAGCTGTGGGAGCTGTTCGTCGCCGAGGACGCCACCCTGGTCGAGGTCAACCCGCTGGTGCGCACCCCCGACAACCAGATCCTGGCGCTGGACGCCAAGATCACTCTCGACGCCAACGCCGATTTCCGTCATCCCGATCATGGCGAGTTCGAGGACCGCGCGGCCACCGATCCGCTGGAGCTGAAGGCCAAAGAGCACGACCTTAACTACGTCAAGCTGGACGGGCAGGTCGGCATCATCGGCAACGGCGCCGGCCTGGTGATGTCGACCCTCGATGTCGTCGCCTATGCAGGTGAGAAGCACGGCGGCGTCAAGCCGGCCAACTTCCTCGACATCGGTGGCGGCGCGTCGGCCGAGGTCATGGCCGCCGGACTGGACGTGGTGCTGGGTGACGAGGACGTCAAGAGCGTGTTCGTCAACGTCTTTGGCGGCATCACCTCGTGCGATGCCGTGGCCACCGGGATCGTCAAGGCGCTGGAGATCCTGGGCGGTGAGGCCAACAAGCCGTTGGTGGTGCGGCTGGACGGCAACAACGTCGACGAAGGCCGGCGCATCTTGGCCGAGGCCAACCACCCCCTGGTGACGTTGGTGCCGACGATGGACGAGGCCGCCGACAAAGCCGCCGAGCTGGCGAGCGCCTGA
- a CDS encoding zinc finger domain-containing protein, translated as MVDDPKQVPGVAALGPDALELSTEDLAGLLAGNTGRIKTVITDQKVIAGIGNAYSDEILHVAQISPFATAGKLSAGQLATLHDAMVSVLSDAVHRSVGQGAAMLKGEKRSGLRVHARTGLPCPVCADTVREVSFADKSFQYCPTCQTGGKVLADRRMSRLLK; from the coding sequence CTGGTCGACGATCCGAAGCAAGTCCCGGGTGTCGCCGCGCTCGGGCCGGATGCTCTCGAACTCAGTACCGAGGACCTGGCCGGGCTACTGGCCGGCAACACCGGCCGCATCAAGACCGTCATCACCGACCAGAAGGTGATCGCCGGCATCGGCAATGCCTACAGCGACGAAATCCTGCATGTTGCCCAGATCTCGCCGTTTGCCACCGCCGGCAAGCTCTCGGCCGGACAGCTGGCCACCCTGCATGACGCGATGGTGTCGGTGCTGTCGGACGCGGTGCACCGATCTGTCGGGCAGGGCGCGGCAATGCTCAAGGGGGAGAAGCGCTCCGGGTTACGGGTGCACGCCCGCACCGGCTTGCCCTGCCCGGTGTGTGCAGACACCGTGCGGGAAGTGTCGTTCGCGGACAAGTCTTTCCAGTACTGTCCGACGTGCCAGACCGGCGGCAAGGTGCTGGCCGACCGGCGCATGTCGCGGCTGCTGAAGTAG
- a CDS encoding chorismate mutase — translation MRPESPHHENAESAEMNTDTQQLPSIEELREEIDRLDREILAAVKRRAEVSQAIGRVRMASGGTRLVHNREMQVIERYSELGPDGKQLAMLLLRLGRGRLGH, via the coding sequence ATGAGACCAGAATCCCCACATCACGAGAACGCGGAGTCAGCGGAGATGAACACCGATACCCAACAGCTACCCAGCATCGAGGAGTTGCGCGAAGAGATCGACCGCTTAGACCGCGAAATCCTGGCCGCGGTCAAACGGCGCGCCGAAGTGTCGCAGGCCATCGGCAGAGTCCGAATGGCCTCCGGAGGCACCCGGCTGGTGCACAATCGCGAGATGCAGGTCATCGAGCGCTACAGCGAACTCGGACCCGACGGCAAGCAGCTGGCAATGCTACTTTTGCGGCTGGGCCGAGGTCGTCTCGGTCACTAA
- the pcrA gene encoding DNA helicase PcrA, producing the protein MSVHATDAKSETDQLLDGLNPQQRQAVLHEGSPLLIVAGAGSGKTAVLTRRIAYLIAARGVAVGQILAITFTNKAAAEMRERVVRLVGARARYMWVSTFHSTCVRILRNQASLVDGLNSNFSIYDADDSRRLLQMIGRDMGLDIKRYSPRLLANAISNLKNELIDFHRALADLTDDSDDLARTVASVYAEYQRRLRAANALDFDDLIGETVAVLQSFPDIAQYYRRRFRHVLVDEYQDTNHAQYVLVRELVGHGTQDGPDNPVPAAELCVVGDADQSIYAFRGATIRNIEDFERDYPDATTILLEQNYRSTQNILSAANSVIARNAGRREKRLWTDAGEGELIVGYVADNEHDEARFVAEEIDALAERGEITYNDVAVFYRTNNSSRSLEEVFIRAGIPYKVVGGVRFYERKEIRDIIAYLRVLDNPGDAVSMRRILNTPRRGIGDRAEACVAVYAENTGASFADALQAAAEGKVPMLNTRAEKAIAGFVEMLDGLRGRLDSSQGDLGELVEAVLERTGYRRELESSTDPQELARLDNLNELVSVAHEFSADQANTAALEPDNEDVPDTGVLAAFLERVSLIADSDEIPEHGAGVVTLMTLHTAKGLEFPVVFVTGWEDGMFPHMRALDDPTELSEERRLAYVGITRARQRLYVSRAMVRSSWGQPMLNPESRFLREIPQELINWRRTAPKPSFSAPVSGAGRFGAPRSAPTRSAGASKRPLLVLQPGDRVTHDKYGLGRVEEVSGVGESAMSLIDFGSSGRVKLMHNHAPVTKL; encoded by the coding sequence ATGAGTGTGCACGCGACCGATGCGAAGTCCGAAACCGATCAGCTGCTCGACGGCCTCAACCCGCAACAGCGCCAGGCGGTGTTGCATGAGGGCTCGCCGCTGCTGATCGTCGCGGGCGCGGGTTCGGGTAAGACGGCGGTGTTGACCCGGCGGATCGCTTACCTGATCGCCGCGCGTGGTGTCGCGGTCGGTCAGATCCTGGCCATCACCTTCACCAACAAGGCCGCCGCCGAGATGCGGGAACGTGTGGTGCGCCTGGTCGGCGCCCGGGCCCGGTACATGTGGGTGTCCACGTTTCACTCGACCTGTGTGCGCATCCTGCGCAACCAGGCGTCGCTGGTCGACGGCCTGAACTCGAATTTCTCCATCTACGACGCCGACGATTCGCGTCGGCTGCTGCAGATGATCGGCCGCGACATGGGCCTGGACATCAAGCGGTATTCACCCCGGTTATTGGCGAACGCGATCTCGAACCTGAAGAACGAGCTGATCGACTTCCATCGGGCGCTGGCAGACCTGACCGACGACTCAGATGACTTGGCACGTACCGTCGCATCCGTCTACGCCGAGTACCAGCGGCGGCTACGGGCGGCCAATGCGCTGGATTTCGACGACCTCATCGGCGAAACCGTCGCGGTATTGCAGAGCTTCCCGGACATCGCCCAGTACTACCGGCGACGGTTCCGGCACGTCCTGGTCGACGAGTACCAGGACACCAATCACGCGCAGTACGTATTGGTGCGCGAACTGGTCGGCCACGGCACGCAAGACGGCCCCGATAACCCGGTGCCGGCCGCGGAGCTGTGCGTCGTCGGCGACGCCGACCAGTCGATCTATGCCTTCCGCGGCGCGACCATCCGCAACATCGAAGACTTCGAGCGCGACTACCCCGACGCGACAACCATTCTGCTGGAACAGAATTACCGCTCCACACAGAACATCCTGTCGGCGGCCAACTCCGTGATCGCCCGCAACGCCGGGCGCCGGGAGAAGCGACTGTGGACCGACGCCGGCGAAGGGGAGTTGATCGTCGGCTACGTCGCCGACAACGAACACGACGAGGCCAGGTTCGTCGCAGAAGAGATCGACGCACTGGCCGAGCGTGGCGAGATCACCTATAACGACGTCGCCGTCTTCTATCGCACCAACAACTCGTCGCGGTCCCTGGAAGAGGTGTTCATCCGCGCCGGAATCCCGTACAAGGTCGTTGGGGGCGTGCGCTTTTACGAGCGCAAGGAGATCCGCGACATCATCGCCTACCTGCGGGTGCTGGACAATCCCGGCGACGCGGTCAGCATGCGGCGCATCCTCAACACGCCGCGCCGCGGCATCGGGGATCGCGCCGAGGCGTGCGTGGCCGTCTACGCCGAGAACACCGGCGCCAGTTTCGCCGACGCGCTACAAGCCGCGGCCGAGGGCAAAGTGCCGATGCTCAACACCCGCGCGGAGAAGGCGATCGCGGGCTTTGTGGAGATGCTCGACGGCCTGCGGGGTCGCCTCGACTCATCTCAAGGGGACCTCGGTGAGCTGGTCGAGGCGGTGCTGGAACGCACCGGATACCGCCGGGAGCTGGAATCGTCTACCGACCCGCAGGAGCTGGCGCGGCTGGACAACCTCAACGAACTCGTCAGCGTCGCACACGAATTCAGCGCCGACCAGGCGAATACCGCTGCGCTAGAACCGGACAACGAAGACGTGCCGGACACCGGCGTGTTGGCGGCGTTTCTGGAACGGGTGTCGCTGATCGCCGACTCTGACGAGATTCCCGAGCACGGTGCCGGTGTCGTCACGCTGATGACGTTGCATACCGCCAAGGGCCTGGAATTCCCGGTCGTGTTCGTGACCGGCTGGGAGGACGGGATGTTCCCGCACATGCGGGCGCTGGACGACCCGACCGAACTGTCCGAGGAGCGGCGGCTGGCCTACGTCGGCATCACGCGGGCCCGGCAACGGCTTTATGTCAGCCGGGCCATGGTGCGGTCTTCCTGGGGACAGCCGATGCTGAATCCGGAATCGCGCTTCCTGCGTGAGATCCCGCAGGAGCTCATCAACTGGCGCCGCACCGCGCCGAAGCCGTCGTTCAGTGCGCCGGTGAGCGGAGCCGGCCGGTTCGGCGCCCCGCGGTCGGCGCCCACCCGTTCTGCAGGGGCGAGCAAGCGCCCGCTGCTGGTGCTACAGCCCGGCGATCGGGTCACCCACGACAAGTACGGCTTAGGCCGGGTCGAGGAAGTCTCCGGCGTGGGGGAGTCCGCGATGTCGCTGATCGACTTCGGCAGTTCGGGGCGCGTCAAGCTGATGCACAACCACGCCCCGGTCACCAAGCTGTAG
- a CDS encoding SDR family oxidoreductase has product MTRRKILITGASSGLGAGMARAFAAKGRDLALCARRIDRLDELKDELSQRYPNIKIAVAGLDVTDHAQVPKVFAELSDELGGTDRVIVNAGIGKGARLGSGKLWANKATIETNLVAALVQIETALEMFADSGSGHLVLISSVLGNTGVPGVKAAYAASKAGLSSLGESLRTEYARGPIKISVIEPGYIESEMTAKSNSTMFMVDNETGVKALVDAIEREPGRAAVPWWPWAPLVQLMRVLPPPLTKLFA; this is encoded by the coding sequence ATGACCCGTCGGAAAATCCTCATCACCGGCGCCAGCTCCGGCCTGGGGGCCGGGATGGCCCGGGCGTTCGCCGCCAAGGGCCGCGACCTGGCCCTGTGCGCTCGTCGTATCGATCGGCTCGACGAGCTGAAAGATGAACTTTCCCAACGGTATCCGAACATAAAGATCGCCGTGGCGGGCCTGGACGTCACCGACCACGCGCAGGTGCCCAAGGTGTTCGCCGAACTGAGCGACGAGCTTGGAGGTACCGACCGCGTCATCGTCAACGCTGGTATCGGCAAGGGCGCCAGGCTGGGGTCGGGCAAGTTGTGGGCTAACAAGGCAACCATCGAAACCAATCTCGTGGCCGCCCTGGTGCAGATCGAAACGGCGCTGGAGATGTTCGCCGACAGCGGCTCGGGACATCTGGTGCTCATTTCCTCGGTGCTGGGCAACACCGGCGTGCCGGGCGTCAAAGCCGCCTATGCCGCAAGCAAAGCCGGGCTGAGTTCGCTGGGCGAATCGCTGCGCACCGAGTACGCCAGAGGTCCCATCAAGATCTCGGTGATCGAGCCGGGCTACATCGAGTCGGAGATGACAGCCAAGTCGAACAGCACGATGTTCATGGTGGACAACGAAACCGGCGTCAAGGCACTCGTGGACGCCATCGAACGCGAGCCCGGCCGGGCCGCAGTGCCGTGGTGGCCGTGGGCGCCGCTGGTGCAGCTCATGCGGGTGCTGCCGCCGCCGCTGACGAAGCTCTTCGCTTAG
- a CDS encoding M23 family metallopeptidase, which produces MTEIIPLDGFDGFDELEHADLDELDFGDPEFGTDVQLLQAPELDDLHETDDLTPAWLAGPTEVLAALSIESGGQAPAPRPHAATVTPVPRRGGQHRKQPTSAAKGRLLISAMAAGAAAAAAHTATHQTDTTTADTVLSANASALTGGSGGTPRGVQVIAAQPAASAAVHNAELAHGVAFAQERAQREARLQQPLYVLPAKGIFTSNFGYRWGVLHAGIDLANSIGTPIYAVSDGVVIDAGPTAGYGMWVKLRHADDTVTLYGHVNTTLVSVGQRVMAGDQIATMGNRGFSTGPHLHFEVLLGGTERIDPVPWLANRGIFVGNYAG; this is translated from the coding sequence ATCACCGAAATCATCCCGTTGGACGGATTCGACGGGTTCGACGAGCTGGAACACGCCGACCTCGACGAGCTGGACTTCGGCGATCCCGAGTTCGGCACTGATGTGCAGTTACTGCAGGCCCCCGAGCTCGACGACCTGCATGAGACCGACGACCTGACCCCCGCGTGGCTAGCCGGCCCGACTGAGGTGCTGGCCGCTCTGAGCATCGAGTCCGGAGGCCAAGCACCTGCCCCGCGCCCGCACGCCGCGACTGTCACCCCGGTGCCCCGGCGAGGCGGGCAGCACCGCAAGCAGCCGACCAGCGCGGCCAAGGGACGCCTGCTGATCTCGGCCATGGCCGCCGGTGCGGCTGCCGCCGCAGCGCATACGGCAACTCATCAAACCGACACCACCACGGCCGACACCGTGTTGAGCGCTAATGCGTCGGCGCTCACCGGAGGGTCGGGCGGCACTCCCCGGGGTGTGCAGGTTATTGCCGCGCAGCCGGCGGCAAGCGCGGCAGTGCACAACGCGGAACTCGCCCACGGTGTGGCGTTCGCGCAGGAGCGCGCGCAGCGTGAGGCACGACTGCAGCAGCCGCTGTATGTTTTGCCGGCCAAAGGCATATTCACGTCGAATTTCGGGTATCGCTGGGGTGTGCTGCACGCTGGGATCGATCTGGCCAACTCCATCGGGACGCCGATCTACGCGGTGTCGGACGGCGTCGTCATCGATGCCGGCCCTACCGCCGGCTACGGCATGTGGGTCAAGCTGCGCCATGCCGACGACACCGTGACCCTGTACGGTCATGTCAACACCACGCTGGTCAGCGTCGGACAGCGCGTGATGGCGGGCGACCAGATCGCCACCATGGGCAACCGGGGCTTTTCCACCGGCCCGCATCTCCATTTCGAAGTGCTCCTGGGCGGCACCGAACGGATCGACCCCGTCCCGTGGCTGGCCAACCGCGGAATCTTTGTAGGCAACTACGCCGGCTGA
- a CDS encoding alpha/beta hydrolase has protein sequence MVTAKSAGVLRLRRAMVVSATAVLTLLAALAAGSATSSAWSRRGLPIEYLMVPSPSMHRQIKVEFQGGGPHAVYLLDGMLARDDYNGWDMHLPVFEWFDQSGLSLVMPVGGMASFYSNWYQPAAGNGGVWTYKWETFLTEELPQWLATNKAVGTSGNAVVGASMSGSAALILAAKHPQNFGYAASMSGFLNLSAGQWPSLVSAAQLGAGGFRSEAMWGPPTDPAWAANDPTANAATLVANNTRIWVYTGNGGQSDMEAATKLDASLLESATRISNKIFQARYKAKGGHNGVFNFPANGTHTWSYWGAQLQAMLPDLQQVLGTA, from the coding sequence ATGGTTACAGCAAAGTCAGCTGGGGTTCTGCGACTGCGCCGTGCGATGGTCGTTTCGGCAACGGCAGTACTCACCCTGCTGGCAGCACTGGCCGCCGGCTCGGCCACCTCGTCCGCGTGGTCGCGGCGCGGCCTGCCGATCGAGTATCTGATGGTGCCCTCGCCGTCGATGCACCGCCAGATCAAGGTGGAATTTCAGGGCGGCGGCCCCCATGCGGTGTATTTGCTCGACGGCATGCTCGCCCGCGACGACTACAACGGCTGGGACATGCACCTGCCGGTCTTCGAATGGTTCGACCAATCCGGCCTGTCGCTCGTCATGCCGGTCGGCGGCATGGCCAGCTTCTACTCCAACTGGTATCAGCCCGCGGCCGGCAACGGCGGGGTCTGGACGTACAAGTGGGAAACCTTCCTGACCGAAGAGCTGCCGCAGTGGCTGGCGACGAACAAAGCGGTCGGCACTTCGGGAAACGCGGTGGTCGGTGCGTCGATGTCCGGATCGGCGGCACTGATCCTGGCGGCCAAACATCCGCAGAACTTCGGCTACGCGGCCTCGATGTCGGGCTTTCTCAACCTGTCCGCCGGGCAATGGCCCTCATTGGTCAGTGCCGCGCAACTGGGCGCCGGCGGTTTTCGCTCGGAGGCGATGTGGGGCCCGCCCACCGACCCGGCCTGGGCGGCCAACGACCCGACGGCCAATGCGGCGACACTCGTCGCCAACAACACCCGAATCTGGGTGTATACCGGCAACGGCGGGCAATCGGACATGGAGGCCGCCACCAAGCTGGATGCCAGCCTGCTGGAATCCGCCACGCGGATCAGCAACAAGATTTTCCAGGCCAGGTACAAAGCCAAGGGCGGGCACAACGGCGTATTCAATTTCCCGGCTAACGGCACCCATACCTGGTCATATTGGGGCGCACAATTACAAGCCATGCTGCCCGATCTTCAGCAAGTGTTGGGCACGGCGTAG